A window of the Deltaproteobacteria bacterium HGW-Deltaproteobacteria-18 genome harbors these coding sequences:
- a CDS encoding diguanylate cyclase, whose translation MSSTTPLIQLRNISKAFGGRDILRGATLDIQRNEITAIIGKSGGGKSVLVKHIIGLITADSGEIIFDGLPYSTMNRKEFSAIKNRCSYMFQNNALFDSMTVFENIALPLREKFKLGNKDLEDKVRARIEQLELTEVAQMYPKQISGGMQKRVALARALVTEPEIIFFDEPTTGLDPIRKKTVFSMIHRYHEELNFTAVIITHDIPDIFYIAHTVNILDEGRIIFSGSPVALEQSSDPGLYTYTHGHEMLIDELTGLHNRLSLMRKIEAFGAEGQSSERLVLATVRLLGMRTMMDYKGDLLAHAFIRNLARFVRSFLPIGACAGMFSKEILVIAAKTQDESILDLFLSQLEAYFTNLTVETYCHKHRLQVEIGGAVVPKGLSAYSAIQEALATSKKYV comes from the coding sequence ATGAGCAGCACAACACCACTCATCCAACTGCGCAACATTTCAAAGGCGTTCGGCGGCAGGGACATCCTGCGGGGAGCGACCCTCGACATCCAGCGAAACGAGATCACTGCCATCATCGGGAAAAGCGGCGGCGGCAAAAGCGTCCTCGTCAAGCACATCATCGGGCTGATCACTGCCGACAGCGGCGAGATCATTTTCGACGGGCTCCCCTACTCGACCATGAACCGCAAGGAATTTTCGGCGATCAAAAACCGTTGCAGCTACATGTTTCAGAACAACGCGCTCTTTGATTCCATGACCGTGTTCGAGAACATCGCCCTGCCCCTGCGGGAAAAATTCAAGCTCGGGAACAAGGATCTGGAAGACAAGGTCCGCGCCCGCATCGAACAGCTCGAACTGACCGAGGTGGCGCAGATGTATCCGAAACAGATTTCAGGCGGCATGCAAAAGCGAGTTGCCCTGGCGCGCGCGCTGGTCACGGAACCGGAGATCATCTTTTTCGACGAACCGACCACAGGGCTCGACCCCATCCGCAAGAAGACGGTCTTCTCCATGATCCACCGCTACCATGAAGAGCTCAATTTCACGGCAGTGATCATCACCCATGACATCCCCGACATCTTCTACATCGCGCACACCGTGAACATTCTCGATGAGGGCCGTATCATCTTTTCCGGATCGCCGGTGGCTCTCGAACAGTCATCGGATCCGGGCCTCTACACTTACACCCACGGCCACGAAATGCTCATTGACGAGTTGACGGGCCTGCACAACAGGCTCTCGCTCATGCGCAAGATCGAGGCCTTCGGGGCCGAGGGCCAGAGCAGCGAGCGGCTTGTTCTGGCAACGGTCAGACTCCTGGGCATGCGAACCATGATGGACTACAAGGGCGACCTTCTGGCCCACGCCTTCATCAGGAACCTGGCCAGATTCGTACGGTCCTTTTTGCCCATTGGTGCCTGCGCGGGCATGTTTTCCAAGGAAATTCTGGTTATTGCAGCAAAAACACAGGACGAATCCATCCTTGATCTGTTTCTAAGCCAGCTTGAAGCATACTTCACCAACCTGACCGTTGAAACATATTGTCACAAACACAGACTTCAGGTCGAAATCGGCGGCGCGGTGGTCCCCAAAGGACTGAGCGCCTACTCGGCCATTCAGGAAGCACTTGCAACATCCAAGAAGTACGTATGA
- a CDS encoding amphi-Trp domain-containing protein, with protein MSDKKKLVCVEETRLAYMTGMLLKEIAAGLSKREFEFKTSDGPVTVTVPKDVEIEYSVVQKEKEGATKTKLEIEISWKS; from the coding sequence ATGTCCGACAAGAAGAAGCTCGTTTGTGTTGAAGAAACGCGCCTGGCCTACATGACCGGGATGCTGCTCAAGGAAATCGCCGCAGGCCTGTCGAAACGCGAATTCGAATTCAAGACCTCGGACGGCCCCGTTACCGTGACCGTGCCCAAGGATGTTGAGATCGAGTACAGCGTTGTGCAAAAGGAAAAGGAAGGCGCGACCAAGACCAAACTCGAGATCGAGATATCCTGGAAATCCTGA
- a CDS encoding ABC transporter permease, whose amino-acid sequence MKNILAIPALLGATSLGIIKNVGQWGVFSLTAVLGMVHMRRLLPKILYDIYFIGFKSLNIIILVAFFTGMVLGLQGYYTLIKFSAEGMLGVAVALSLVRELGPVLTAIMLIGRAGSSISAEIGIMRISEQIDALSTMDVDPVRYLVTPKIIASLICFPLLTAIFDCVGILGGYFSSVLLSSRSGIFFSKIQSSLLLSDVTGGFVKSFVFAFIVITISCYCGYYTHQNQSSAGAEGVSNSTTSAVVQSCVYVLVSDYVITSFLM is encoded by the coding sequence ATGAAAAACATATTGGCCATCCCCGCACTGCTCGGGGCAACATCACTTGGTATCATCAAGAACGTGGGACAGTGGGGGGTCTTTTCCCTCACCGCAGTCCTGGGTATGGTGCACATGCGCCGGCTCCTGCCCAAGATTCTCTACGACATATATTTCATCGGCTTCAAATCCCTGAACATCATTATTCTTGTGGCGTTCTTCACGGGCATGGTCCTTGGACTGCAAGGCTACTACACCCTGATCAAGTTCAGCGCCGAGGGCATGTTAGGCGTGGCCGTGGCCCTTTCCCTGGTGCGCGAACTCGGGCCGGTGCTGACGGCAATCATGCTCATCGGCCGGGCCGGTTCGAGCATCAGCGCCGAGATAGGTATCATGCGCATCTCCGAGCAGATCGACGCCCTCTCGACCATGGACGTGGACCCTGTCCGCTATCTGGTCACGCCCAAAATCATCGCTTCGCTGATCTGCTTTCCGCTCCTGACCGCAATTTTCGATTGCGTGGGCATTCTGGGCGGGTACTTTTCCTCCGTGCTCCTGAGTTCCCGCTCGGGTATCTTTTTCAGCAAGATCCAGTCGAGCCTGCTCCTGTCCGACGTGACTGGAGGGTTCGTCAAATCCTTTGTCTTTGCCTTCATTGTCATCACCATATCCTGCTACTGCGGATATTACACGCACCAGAACCAATCCAGCGCCGGTGCGGAAGGCGTCAGCAACTCCACGACATCTGCCGTTGTCCAGTCATGCGTTTACGTATTGGTCTCCGACTACGTCATAACGTCCTTTTTGATGTGA
- a CDS encoding ABC transporter: protein MNKRLLLLCLTLCIILLQGCAGKKSSSSLNQDVAAGQEYEETYAEGGESGPYPDSLEGINRGVFSFNDGFITYVFSPIDTVYTGFFPPDIRAGFGNFYRNLGYPVRFINALLQFKFDKMAKETASFALNTVFGVGGLFHITHNMPCLQSSPEDFSQTLAFYGLNSGTYLVLPILGPTTLRDAVGSIADSFVHPLSFVTPDSAKYALIGHDRGNTASANLPAYKSIKEESFDHYTSMKDVYFQYRLGLEKE from the coding sequence ATGAATAAGCGTCTTCTCCTGCTCTGCCTGACTTTGTGCATAATCCTGCTTCAGGGATGCGCCGGCAAAAAATCCAGCTCTTCTTTGAACCAGGACGTCGCGGCAGGTCAGGAATATGAGGAAACATACGCCGAGGGCGGAGAAAGCGGCCCCTATCCCGACTCCCTGGAAGGTATCAACAGGGGAGTCTTCTCGTTCAACGACGGCTTCATCACCTACGTGTTCTCGCCCATCGACACGGTCTACACCGGTTTTTTCCCCCCGGACATCCGTGCCGGGTTCGGCAATTTCTACCGCAACCTCGGGTATCCCGTGCGGTTCATAAACGCCCTCCTGCAGTTCAAGTTCGACAAGATGGCCAAGGAGACCGCATCCTTCGCCCTGAATACAGTTTTCGGCGTGGGGGGGCTTTTCCACATCACCCACAACATGCCGTGCCTGCAATCCTCTCCCGAGGATTTCAGCCAGACCTTGGCCTTTTACGGCCTGAACTCGGGCACCTATCTCGTGCTGCCCATTCTCGGACCGACCACCCTGCGCGATGCCGTAGGCTCGATTGCGGACTCCTTTGTGCATCCCCTCTCCTTCGTGACTCCGGACAGCGCAAAATATGCACTGATCGGGCATGACAGAGGCAACACGGCCTCGGCCAACCTCCCGGCCTACAAGAGCATCAAGGAGGAATCCTTCGATCACTACACGAGCATGAAGGATGTCTATTTCCAGTACAGACTTGGTCTCGAGAAGGAATGA
- the mlaD gene encoding outer membrane lipid asymmetry maintenance protein MlaD: MKTNNSSLHLSIGLFVIVGLACTAYLAMTLANTTFFAGDSYEVTAKFTAVNGLRAGSNVEISGVAVGKVSSISLDQTLYQAVITMNIDNSVGIPVDSTAAIKTSGLIGDKYVSIIPGADDVLLKNKEILMDTQAALDIEEMISKYVFGSVDK, translated from the coding sequence ATGAAGACTAACAATTCCTCCCTGCATCTTTCCATTGGCCTTTTTGTCATCGTAGGCCTCGCCTGCACTGCCTATCTGGCCATGACCCTTGCGAACACCACTTTTTTCGCTGGTGATTCCTATGAAGTCACAGCAAAGTTCACGGCCGTGAACGGACTCAGGGCCGGCAGCAATGTTGAAATTTCCGGCGTGGCGGTGGGCAAGGTGTCGAGCATCTCCCTGGACCAGACCCTGTACCAGGCCGTGATCACCATGAACATTGACAATTCCGTAGGCATACCCGTTGATTCCACGGCGGCGATAAAAACCAGCGGACTTATCGGTGACAAGTACGTGAGCATCATACCCGGTGCCGATGACGTGCTCTTGAAAAACAAGGAAATCCTCATGGATACCCAGGCAGCCCTCGATATTGAGGAAATGATTTCAAAATATGTTTTCGGAAGTGTCGACAAATGA